One window from the genome of Pseudomonas fluorescens encodes:
- a CDS encoding acyl-CoA thioesterase, whose translation MPQRNEYPHLQPITTRWHDNDAYGHVNNVTYYSFFDTAVNTYLIEVGGLDIHDGDVVGFVVSSACDYFASIAFPDRIEIGLRVGKLGSSSVQYELAVFKAGEEEACAAGRFVHVFVDRASNRPVAIADRLRGALERLVV comes from the coding sequence ATGCCCCAACGCAACGAATACCCACACTTGCAGCCCATCACCACGCGCTGGCACGACAACGATGCGTACGGTCACGTCAACAACGTCACCTACTACAGCTTTTTCGATACCGCTGTGAATACCTACCTGATCGAAGTCGGCGGCCTGGATATCCATGACGGAGACGTGGTGGGGTTCGTGGTGAGTTCGGCCTGCGACTACTTCGCCTCGATCGCCTTTCCAGACCGGATTGAAATCGGCCTGCGGGTTGGCAAGTTGGGCAGCAGTTCGGTGCAGTATGAGCTGGCGGTGTTCAAGGCGGGCGAGGAGGAGGCTTGTGCGGCGGGGCGTTTTGTTCACGTATTCGTGGATCGGGCGTCGAATCGGCCGGTGGCAATTGCGGATCGTCTACGTGGGGCGTTGGAGCGGTTGGTGGTCTGA
- a CDS encoding 3-hydroxyacyl-CoA dehydrogenase, producing MSQTPFDIQRAAVVGAGTMGRGIVMCLANAGVAVQWVDNNPQMLEQALVAVAETYAHGVRQGRIDQDEADARIARVTRADDYAAIREVDLVIEAVYENLELKQSIFRELDGLLKPEAILASNTSALDIDAIAAVTRRPAQVLGLHFFSPAHIMKLLEIVRGAQTSKAVLDAALVLGQRMGKVSVISGNCHGFIGNRMLHPYVLEARKMLLEGAFPHQVDAALQGFGFAMGPFRMYDVVGIDLEWRARELAGKGQDAPEVQVDNRLCELGRFGQKSGNGYYHYEPGSRQAEHDVEVDALVLQVSEALGFQRREIGPEEILERCLLALVNEGAKILQEGIAESAHAIDLVYLNGYGFPADKGGPMAWADEQGLEAIHARLLELETKQGDQWKPARVIGELAAQGKGFAQA from the coding sequence ATGAGCCAGACACCTTTCGATATTCAGCGCGCCGCGGTAGTCGGTGCCGGCACCATGGGGCGGGGCATCGTGATGTGCCTGGCCAACGCCGGCGTGGCGGTGCAGTGGGTCGACAACAATCCGCAGATGCTCGAGCAGGCACTGGTTGCCGTGGCCGAGACCTATGCCCATGGTGTGCGCCAGGGCCGTATCGACCAGGATGAGGCAGATGCACGGATCGCCCGGGTGACACGGGCGGATGATTACGCGGCGATCCGTGAGGTGGACCTGGTGATCGAAGCGGTCTACGAAAACCTGGAGCTCAAACAGAGCATCTTTCGCGAGCTGGACGGCCTGCTCAAACCCGAGGCCATCCTGGCGAGCAACACGTCGGCGCTGGACATCGATGCCATCGCCGCCGTCACCCGCAGGCCAGCCCAGGTCCTGGGCCTGCATTTCTTCAGTCCGGCACACATCATGAAGCTGCTGGAGATCGTTCGCGGCGCACAAACCTCCAAAGCGGTGCTGGATGCGGCCCTGGTGCTGGGCCAGCGCATGGGCAAGGTCAGCGTGATATCGGGCAACTGCCATGGCTTCATCGGCAACCGGATGCTTCATCCGTATGTGCTGGAAGCGCGCAAGATGTTGCTGGAGGGGGCGTTCCCCCATCAGGTGGATGCGGCGTTGCAAGGCTTCGGTTTCGCCATGGGACCGTTTCGCATGTACGACGTCGTTGGCATCGACCTGGAGTGGCGCGCCCGTGAGTTGGCGGGCAAGGGCCAGGATGCTCCCGAGGTGCAGGTGGACAATCGTCTGTGCGAGCTGGGGCGGTTCGGCCAGAAAAGCGGCAATGGGTATTATCACTACGAGCCGGGCAGTCGACAGGCCGAGCATGATGTCGAGGTCGATGCGTTGGTGTTGCAAGTCAGTGAGGCGCTGGGGTTCCAGCGTCGCGAGATCGGCCCGGAGGAAATCCTCGAGCGTTGCCTGCTGGCGCTGGTCAACGAGGGGGCGAAGATCCTGCAGGAAGGCATTGCCGAGTCGGCCCACGCTATCGACCTGGTCTACCTCAACGGCTACGGCTTCCCTGCGGACAAGGGCGGGCCGATGGCCTGGGCTGACGAGCAAGGGCTGGAAGCCATCCACGCACGCCTGCTGGAACTCGAAACGAAGCAGGGCGACCAGTGGAAGCCCGCGCGTGTGATTGGCGAGCTGGCGGCGCAGGGCAAGGGATTCGCGCAGGCCTGA
- a CDS encoding RecQ family ATP-dependent DNA helicase, giving the protein MHSTLEQVFGYPQFRPGQEAAIGAVLAGRSAAAIFPTGSGKSLCYQLPALLLPHLTLVVSPLLALMQDQLVFLKRHGIAAASIDSAQSRDEANDAMARARSGELKILMISVERLKNERFRNFLQQVPISLLVVDEAHCISEWGHNFRPDYLKLPDYQHQFNIPQVLLLTATATPKVIADMQAKFAIAAADVVTTGFYRPNLNLLVEPVPGVAKRARLVQWLGARVGQPSIVYVTLQRTAEQIAEHLSQHGIEAEAYHAGLPHEQREAIQRRFMGGQSNCIVATIAFGMGIDKSDIRNVVHFDLPKSIENYSQEIGRAGRDGQPSDCLVLANRDSLNVLENFVYGDTPELAGIRCVLDELKAAAPDGQWEFLLGPLADQSNIRQLPLKTLLVQLELRRLIAPRYAYFAEYRFKFLTEPQELLERFEGERRDFVAAIIQTSSRARTWATVDFDGMYQQYHAERNRVVKALDYFQEKGWIELESKQMTEVYSVLEAGLDVQVLSAELHAYFTRHEHGEIARIHAMLELFATDRCLGHRLAQYFGDDSAPHPCGHCSVCHGQIARLPEPPALPALVDKSFEALCGDFIHKHEQHSGSVPSAERLTRFLCGISVPLFTRLKARKIPGYAALEAYPYAEVRQWTQAHL; this is encoded by the coding sequence ATGCACAGCACCCTGGAACAGGTTTTCGGTTATCCACAGTTTCGTCCCGGTCAGGAGGCGGCCATCGGCGCCGTGCTGGCCGGTCGGTCGGCGGCGGCCATCTTCCCCACCGGCTCGGGCAAGTCCCTGTGTTATCAATTGCCGGCCCTGCTCTTGCCGCACCTGACCCTGGTGGTTTCGCCACTGCTGGCGTTGATGCAGGACCAGTTGGTGTTCCTCAAGCGCCACGGCATCGCGGCGGCCAGTATCGATTCGGCCCAGAGCCGTGACGAAGCCAACGATGCTATGGCGCGGGCCCGTTCGGGCGAGTTGAAGATCCTGATGATTTCCGTGGAGCGCCTGAAGAACGAGCGCTTTCGCAATTTCCTGCAGCAGGTGCCGATTTCGTTGCTGGTGGTGGACGAGGCCCACTGTATTTCGGAGTGGGGGCATAACTTCCGACCTGACTACCTCAAGCTTCCCGATTACCAGCACCAGTTCAATATTCCCCAGGTATTGCTGCTGACGGCCACCGCCACACCCAAGGTCATCGCCGACATGCAGGCGAAATTCGCCATTGCCGCCGCCGATGTGGTGACGACCGGTTTCTACCGACCTAACCTCAATCTGTTGGTCGAGCCCGTACCGGGTGTCGCCAAGCGCGCACGGCTGGTGCAGTGGTTGGGCGCGCGCGTCGGGCAGCCGAGCATCGTCTATGTCACCTTGCAGCGAACCGCCGAGCAGATCGCCGAGCACCTGAGCCAGCACGGTATCGAGGCCGAGGCCTATCACGCCGGTTTGCCCCATGAGCAGCGCGAAGCCATCCAGCGGCGATTCATGGGCGGGCAATCCAATTGCATCGTCGCCACCATCGCTTTCGGCATGGGCATCGACAAGAGCGATATTCGCAACGTCGTGCATTTCGACCTGCCCAAGTCCATCGAAAACTATAGCCAGGAAATCGGCCGGGCCGGGCGCGACGGGCAGCCATCGGATTGCCTGGTGCTGGCCAACCGCGACAGCCTCAACGTGCTGGAGAACTTTGTGTACGGCGATACGCCGGAGCTCGCAGGCATTCGTTGCGTACTCGACGAACTGAAGGCCGCGGCCCCCGATGGGCAATGGGAGTTCTTGCTGGGCCCGCTGGCGGACCAGAGCAATATCCGGCAACTGCCGCTCAAGACGTTGTTGGTCCAGTTGGAGCTGCGCCGGCTGATCGCGCCGCGCTATGCCTATTTCGCGGAGTATCGCTTCAAGTTCCTGACCGAGCCCCAGGAGCTGCTGGAGCGCTTCGAAGGTGAGCGAAGGGACTTCGTCGCGGCCATCATCCAGACTTCCAGTCGCGCCCGGACCTGGGCCACGGTGGATTTCGACGGGATGTACCAGCAGTACCACGCTGAACGTAATCGTGTGGTCAAGGCGCTGGATTATTTCCAGGAAAAGGGCTGGATCGAGTTGGAAAGCAAGCAGATGACCGAGGTGTACAGCGTGCTGGAAGCGGGCCTGGATGTGCAGGTCTTGAGTGCCGAGCTGCATGCCTATTTCACCCGGCACGAACACGGTGAAATCGCGCGGATCCACGCCATGCTCGAATTGTTCGCCACCGACCGTTGCCTGGGTCATCGCTTGGCGCAGTATTTCGGCGACGACAGTGCACCCCACCCGTGTGGCCACTGTTCGGTGTGCCATGGGCAGATCGCTCGCCTGCCGGAGCCGCCTGCGCTGCCGGCGCTTGTGGATAAAAGCTTCGAGGCGCTGTGTGGCGATTTTATCCACAAGCATGAGCAGCACAGCGGCAGCGTGCCGTCTGCCGAGCGCCTCACCCGCTTCCTGTGCGGGATCAGCGTGCCGCTGTTCACCCGATTGAAGGCGCGGAAGATCCCTGGGTATGCCGCGCTGGAAGCGTATCCATACGCGGAAGTTCGCCAGTGGACTCAAGCGCACCTGTGA
- a CDS encoding S8 family peptidase: protein MPHPFSALRALTITSASLLAGCLTIPDPPGVDPTQFETPEYHAQQGLAVVKASALYARGGTGQDVVVALIDSGLNASLEEFEGRLGDPGFDHVEGRPGTVDRIGHGTQMAGILAANKDDRGMHGIAFNARLIPFRFGDDNEPFFFDSEIARSWQSGFDKGARLFNNSWANAIPATEINEARYNQVMPDSLAVARKLVADGAVLVFPTGNELKREPLAEPGLPVALPELEKGWIAVVALKNDGSAINGKSNYCGVAAAWCIAVPGGDAGAQAGLLTVGKDGRYVQTAGTSPAAALVSGALAALQSLHPQLSPQQIREHLLATANRTGIYANSEAYGRGLMDLEAAVLRMPEQMAD from the coding sequence ATGCCACACCCATTTTCCGCTCTACGCGCGCTGACGATCACATCGGCCTCATTACTCGCCGGTTGCTTGACCATCCCCGATCCACCCGGCGTGGATCCCACCCAGTTCGAAACCCCGGAGTATCACGCTCAACAAGGCTTGGCCGTCGTCAAGGCATCAGCGCTCTACGCTCGTGGCGGGACTGGCCAGGATGTTGTCGTGGCGTTGATCGACTCGGGGCTCAACGCCAGCCTCGAGGAGTTCGAGGGCAGACTGGGTGATCCTGGATTCGACCATGTCGAAGGCCGTCCCGGCACCGTTGACCGCATCGGTCATGGCACGCAGATGGCCGGTATTCTCGCCGCCAACAAGGACGACCGGGGCATGCACGGCATCGCGTTCAATGCGCGGTTGATCCCCTTTCGCTTTGGCGACGACAACGAGCCGTTTTTCTTCGACAGCGAAATCGCCCGGTCCTGGCAAAGTGGTTTTGACAAGGGTGCCCGGCTGTTCAACAACTCGTGGGCCAACGCCATTCCCGCCACCGAGATCAATGAGGCGCGCTACAACCAGGTGATGCCCGACTCCCTGGCCGTCGCTCGAAAACTGGTCGCGGACGGCGCCGTGTTGGTCTTCCCCACCGGTAACGAACTCAAGCGCGAGCCCCTGGCCGAGCCAGGGCTGCCGGTCGCATTGCCAGAACTGGAAAAAGGCTGGATCGCAGTGGTGGCGTTGAAGAACGACGGCAGCGCCATCAATGGCAAATCCAACTATTGCGGCGTCGCAGCCGCCTGGTGCATCGCCGTTCCCGGCGGCGACGCCGGTGCACAGGCCGGCCTGCTCACCGTTGGCAAGGACGGCCGCTACGTGCAGACCGCTGGCACATCTCCCGCCGCCGCGTTGGTCAGTGGCGCACTGGCGGCGCTACAAAGCCTTCACCCGCAACTCAGCCCGCAGCAGATACGCGAACATCTGCTGGCGACAGCCAACCGCACAGGTATCTACGCCAACAGCGAAGCCTATGGCAGAGGATTGATGGACCTTGAGGCCGCCGTACTACGCATGCCTGAACAGATGGCTGACTGA
- a CDS encoding DUF1493 family protein: MHLAPDFPDDHAMRQLMELLHEEIGLPERKTIRLGTAINLDLGCDGADARHLMEALEERFAIELIDYDAYRYFQPEGFDVFQKRRAKGRGNKLPLTIGMLYKAIKAQRWDTREVEEA, encoded by the coding sequence ATGCACCTTGCGCCAGACTTCCCCGATGACCATGCCATGCGCCAACTCATGGAGCTGCTCCACGAAGAAATCGGCCTGCCTGAACGCAAGACGATTCGCCTGGGCACTGCGATCAATCTCGACTTGGGTTGCGATGGCGCGGACGCCCGGCACCTGATGGAGGCACTGGAGGAGCGGTTCGCCATCGAGCTCATCGACTACGACGCCTACCGCTATTTCCAGCCTGAAGGGTTCGATGTATTTCAAAAGCGCAGGGCCAAGGGCCGGGGGAACAAGCTGCCACTGACCATCGGCATGCTTTACAAGGCGATCAAGGCACAGCGATGGGATACGCGGGAAGTGGAAGAGGCCTAG